A genomic region of Noviherbaspirillum sp. L7-7A contains the following coding sequences:
- a CDS encoding branched-chain amino acid ABC transporter permease, protein MQATSATLDKPAPAAHQRAARPRSLLAGLALIVVLVGAGALLPKWLTFLLTMAASHGLVSLGIVVLMRCGVVSFGQGMVFALGGYTAALLFNRLGMTDALGMALAGGVVAALAALLVARLIAGYRGIFFAMLTLALSMVLYGVLVKTDALGGSDGFNMSRPTLLGQALPDAHVGFLLYAVTVTLSGLLALAARVYFDSTRGLVSLAVRENELRVEYLGGSVRQAVAANFVIAAFLGGVGGALTVMSLGHIDPNFSYWTSSGEFVFVAILAGYHSVLAVFIASTLLEIVRSFSSLYFPNTWQLALGIFLLLAIRFLPGGIGSLWAGGKIRTGSGGRQ, encoded by the coding sequence ATGCAAGCGACTTCTGCAACTCTCGACAAGCCGGCGCCGGCAGCGCACCAGCGCGCCGCGCGGCCGCGCTCGCTCCTGGCCGGCCTGGCGCTGATCGTCGTGCTGGTCGGCGCCGGCGCGCTGCTGCCCAAGTGGCTGACCTTTCTGCTGACCATGGCCGCCTCGCACGGCCTGGTGTCGCTGGGCATCGTGGTGCTGATGCGCTGCGGAGTGGTGTCCTTCGGCCAGGGCATGGTGTTCGCCCTGGGCGGCTATACCGCGGCGCTGCTGTTCAACCGGCTCGGCATGACCGATGCGCTGGGCATGGCGCTGGCCGGCGGCGTGGTGGCGGCGCTGGCGGCGCTGCTGGTGGCGCGCCTGATTGCCGGCTACCGCGGCATCTTCTTCGCGATGCTGACGCTGGCCCTGTCCATGGTGCTGTATGGCGTGCTGGTCAAGACCGATGCGCTGGGCGGCTCCGACGGATTCAACATGAGCCGGCCGACGCTGCTGGGCCAGGCGCTGCCGGATGCCCATGTCGGCTTCCTGCTGTACGCCGTGACGGTCACGCTGTCGGGCCTGCTGGCGCTGGCGGCGCGCGTCTATTTCGATTCGACCCGCGGCCTGGTATCGCTGGCAGTGCGGGAGAACGAGCTGCGGGTGGAATACCTGGGCGGTTCGGTACGCCAGGCCGTGGCCGCCAACTTCGTGATCGCCGCCTTCCTCGGCGGCGTCGGCGGCGCGCTGACTGTGATGTCGCTGGGCCATATCGATCCCAACTTCAGCTACTGGACCAGTTCCGGCGAATTCGTGTTCGTCGCCATCCTGGCCGGCTACCACAGCGTGCTGGCGGTATTCATCGCCTCCACGCTGCTGGAAATCGTGCGCTCGTTTTCCAGCCTGTACTTCCCCAACACCTGGCAACTGGCGCTGGGTATCTTCCTGCTGCTGGCAATCCGCTTCCTGCCCGGCGGCATCGGCTCGCTCTGGGCCGGCGGCAAGATCAGGACCGGCAGCGGAGGCAGGCAATGA
- a CDS encoding branched-chain amino acid ABC transporter permease: MNQLITILIDGITYASWLFIVALGLTLVFGVLKILNIAHGSFYAVGAYAAASFVSWFGAMQFAPSWSLVAMLLAAVAVAALVAPLCERSLLRPFYGRDEVLLVLVTYALFLILEDVTKLIWGVNPYYVTDPYALFGNVDIGEQSYVGYDFMLVAVAVVVGVAVWWGLNRTRQGKLVLAVIHSEEVASSMGVNVSRVYMLAFGVGIFLAALGGALTAPMISVQPGVSVGVIIVSFAVVIIGGLGSIPGAAIGALIVGLARSLAVHTAPVAELFSVYIVMAVVLMFKPEGLFQRIQARKI; the protein is encoded by the coding sequence ATGAACCAGTTGATCACGATCCTGATCGACGGCATTACCTACGCATCATGGCTGTTCATCGTTGCGCTGGGCCTGACGCTGGTGTTCGGCGTGCTCAAGATCCTGAACATCGCGCACGGCAGCTTTTACGCGGTCGGCGCCTATGCCGCCGCCAGCTTCGTTTCCTGGTTCGGCGCCATGCAGTTCGCGCCTTCATGGTCGCTGGTAGCCATGCTGCTGGCCGCCGTGGCGGTGGCGGCACTGGTGGCGCCGCTGTGCGAGCGCAGCCTGCTGCGGCCTTTCTATGGCCGCGATGAAGTGCTGCTGGTGCTGGTCACCTATGCGCTGTTCCTGATCCTGGAAGACGTGACCAAGCTGATCTGGGGCGTCAACCCGTATTACGTCACCGACCCTTACGCGCTGTTCGGCAATGTCGACATCGGCGAGCAGTCCTATGTCGGCTATGACTTCATGCTGGTGGCCGTTGCCGTCGTGGTCGGCGTGGCGGTCTGGTGGGGCCTGAACCGCACCCGCCAGGGCAAGCTGGTGCTGGCCGTGATCCACAGCGAGGAAGTGGCCTCCAGCATGGGCGTAAACGTCTCGCGGGTCTACATGCTGGCCTTCGGCGTGGGCATCTTCCTGGCCGCGCTCGGCGGGGCCCTGACCGCGCCGATGATCTCGGTGCAGCCGGGCGTCAGCGTGGGCGTGATCATCGTGTCGTTTGCGGTGGTGATCATCGGCGGTCTGGGCAGCATACCGGGCGCGGCGATCGGCGCGCTCATCGTCGGCCTGGCGCGCTCCCTGGCGGTGCATACCGCGCCGGTGGCGGAGCTGTTCTCGGTGTACATCGTGATGGCGGTGGTGCTGATGTTCAAGCCGGAAGGCCTGTTCCAGCGCATACAGGCAAGGAAGATCTGA
- a CDS encoding ABC transporter substrate-binding protein: MKKSRSRQQAGATIQARRGWRMSAAVAVATALAAMAPAQAQEVFRIGVVSFLSGQAAESFGVPAVNGGKVLIDAFNKGEAPAPYNRVGFGGMKIEAVYVDENGGATKQVQELRNLYDREKVDAVVGYVGSGDCLAVAPVAEEMKRFLILYDCGTPRIFEENKYNYVFRTASHGTMDNVALARYLKSRNVKVGTMNLFNQDYAWGQDSRKDFVLAMERLYPDAKVQSDLLPKFGSGQYGTEISQLMSKPADLLHSSFWGGDLQSFILQSGPRGLFKKSQGVLSAADHVLQGLGDKMPDGVILGARGAYGLMAPKSDLNDWWWSVYQKAYNVYPVQAPYRMAQALMGLKLAAEKAMAANGGKKPTPEQLAEALKGSEWQAPGGRIRMALGDGHQAIQETAIGRTKYDAARKMVTLQDIQRFPAECVNPPANMKSEDWIKANFPGAKCD, from the coding sequence ATGAAAAAAAGCAGAAGCAGGCAGCAGGCAGGCGCAACGATACAGGCGCGACGTGGATGGCGCATGAGCGCGGCAGTGGCGGTCGCCACCGCCCTGGCGGCGATGGCGCCGGCGCAGGCGCAGGAAGTGTTCCGCATCGGCGTGGTCAGCTTTCTCTCGGGCCAGGCGGCGGAAAGCTTCGGCGTGCCGGCCGTTAATGGCGGCAAGGTGCTGATCGACGCCTTCAACAAGGGCGAGGCGCCGGCGCCCTATAACAGGGTCGGCTTCGGCGGCATGAAGATCGAGGCGGTGTATGTCGACGAGAACGGCGGCGCCACCAAGCAGGTGCAGGAACTGCGCAACCTGTATGACCGTGAAAAGGTCGATGCCGTGGTGGGCTATGTCGGTTCCGGCGACTGCCTGGCGGTGGCGCCGGTGGCCGAGGAAATGAAGCGCTTCCTGATCCTCTACGACTGCGGCACGCCACGCATCTTCGAGGAAAACAAGTACAACTATGTGTTCCGCACGGCGTCCCACGGCACCATGGACAACGTGGCGCTGGCGCGCTACCTGAAGAGCCGCAACGTGAAGGTCGGCACCATGAACCTGTTCAACCAGGACTATGCCTGGGGCCAGGATTCCCGCAAGGACTTCGTGCTGGCGATGGAAAGGCTCTATCCCGATGCCAAGGTGCAGTCCGACCTGCTGCCCAAATTCGGCTCCGGCCAGTACGGCACCGAGATCTCGCAGTTGATGAGCAAGCCGGCCGACCTGCTGCATTCCAGCTTCTGGGGCGGCGACCTGCAGAGCTTCATCCTGCAGTCCGGACCGCGCGGCCTGTTCAAGAAGTCGCAGGGCGTGCTGTCGGCGGCCGACCATGTGCTGCAGGGCCTGGGCGACAAGATGCCCGATGGCGTGATCCTTGGCGCGCGCGGCGCCTATGGCCTGATGGCGCCGAAGTCGGACTTGAACGACTGGTGGTGGAGCGTCTACCAGAAGGCCTACAACGTCTATCCGGTGCAGGCGCCGTACCGCATGGCGCAGGCGCTGATGGGCCTGAAGCTGGCGGCCGAGAAGGCGATGGCGGCCAACGGCGGCAAGAAGCCCACGCCGGAACAGCTGGCCGAGGCGCTCAAGGGCTCGGAGTGGCAAGCGCCGGGCGGACGCATCCGCATGGCGCTGGGCGACGGCCATCAGGCGATCCAGGAAACCGCGATCGGCCGCACCAAGTATGACGCAGCCAGGAAGATGGTCACGCTGCAGGACATCCAGCGCTTCCCGGCCGAATGCGTCAATCCGCCGGCCAACATGAAGTCGGAAGACTGGATCAAGGCCAACTTCCCCGGCGCCAAGTGCGACTAG
- a CDS encoding GntR family transcriptional regulator → MTDPVSKETPAGDQVFRRMRIAPAYKAVSAEIERIILSGALEPGAPLPTEQELAQQFGVNRSTLREAIRQVEQEGLVERREGRRLFVALPGLTDFAPRAMRALVLQQATFHELWQVAVVLEPLAAQLAAHAAREDDLQALAANLARMETLAQQAPEGDAQAQAQAQRESALIDLDVQFHALVARAGRNRALMLAREPVSLLYNATLARMQGQLPQMHARNLAAHRHILDALRQHDAERAEHWMRKHIVDFQRGFMLAQLDMHVPVSMAE, encoded by the coding sequence TTGACCGATCCAGTGAGCAAGGAGACGCCCGCCGGCGACCAGGTGTTTCGCCGGATGCGGATTGCACCCGCCTACAAGGCGGTGTCCGCGGAGATCGAGCGCATCATTCTTTCCGGCGCGCTGGAGCCAGGCGCGCCGCTGCCGACCGAGCAGGAACTGGCGCAGCAGTTTGGCGTCAACCGCTCCACGCTGCGCGAGGCGATACGGCAGGTGGAGCAGGAAGGGCTGGTCGAGCGGCGCGAGGGGCGCCGGCTGTTCGTTGCGCTGCCGGGGCTGACGGACTTTGCGCCGCGCGCCATGCGCGCGCTGGTGCTGCAGCAGGCGACATTTCATGAATTGTGGCAGGTAGCCGTGGTGCTGGAGCCGCTGGCGGCGCAGCTCGCGGCACATGCGGCGCGCGAGGACGACCTGCAGGCGCTGGCCGCCAACCTGGCGCGGATGGAGACGCTGGCCCAGCAGGCGCCCGAAGGCGACGCCCAGGCCCAGGCCCAGGCCCAGCGGGAGTCTGCCCTGATTGATCTTGATGTGCAGTTCCATGCGCTGGTGGCGCGTGCCGGGCGCAACCGCGCGCTGATGCTGGCGCGCGAGCCGGTCAGCCTGCTCTACAACGCCACGCTGGCCCGGATGCAGGGCCAGCTGCCGCAGATGCATGCGCGTAACCTGGCGGCGCACCGCCATATTCTTGACGCCCTGCGGCAGCACGATGCCGAGCGGGCTGAACACTGGATGCGTAAGCATATTGTCGATTTCCAGCGCGGCTTCATGCTGGCACAACTGGACATGCATGTGCCGGTGTCGATGGCCGAATAA
- a CDS encoding ankyrin repeat domain-containing protein, whose product MDATTPSSLSPRHVQTASEVNNHQTRQSGQMPPGPGVRPVNVDRALWRDVLFAASDMGNIDIVRGVLDAGLASADSTDPESGDTALMHAAQYGRADVAQHLLDARANVDQVNNDCLTALGVAEIAGESKAIDILRRNNAYTLFSLDNTRQYTPEQLERIHRADRALYDEQGGRLRATRPTLMPLEASNQ is encoded by the coding sequence ATGGACGCAACCACCCCTTCATCCTTGTCTCCACGACACGTGCAGACAGCCAGCGAAGTCAACAACCACCAAACGCGCCAATCCGGGCAGATGCCGCCCGGCCCGGGGGTGCGCCCGGTTAATGTGGACCGGGCGCTCTGGCGCGATGTCCTTTTCGCTGCGTCAGACATGGGCAATATCGACATCGTCAGAGGCGTGCTTGACGCCGGGCTGGCAAGCGCGGACAGCACCGATCCCGAGAGCGGCGACACTGCCCTAATGCATGCAGCCCAGTATGGAAGGGCTGACGTGGCGCAACACCTGCTGGATGCGCGGGCAAACGTGGATCAGGTCAACAATGACTGCCTGACCGCGCTGGGAGTGGCGGAAATCGCCGGCGAGTCAAAAGCGATTGACATATTAAGACGGAACAACGCTTACACTCTGTTTAGTTTGGACAACACACGGCAATACACCCCTGAACAGCTGGAACGTATTCATCGAGCGGACCGGGCTTTATACGACGAGCAAGGCGGAAGGCTGAGAGCGACCCGGCCCACGTTGATGCCGCTAGAAGCATCAAATCAATAA
- a CDS encoding cytochrome c — protein MKRILILVVALLIAVPAAVLAWQMMRHPDRAHAAQPVADKAAQLTRGAYLARVGDCMACHTARGGQPYAGGRAIATPFGALYAPNLTPDATGIGDWSADDFWRAMHNGRGRDDRFLYPAFPYTSYTRVSREDSDAIYAWMRTLAPVRQENREHELRFPYNQRWLLAGWRALYFRPGVFEPQSGQPEQWNRGAYLVQGLGHCVACHSSRNALGATPLRGDLSGGMIPVLNWYAPALTPQGATGMADWDTADLARLLKTGVSMKSAVYGPMAEVVAQSLQHLSDQDAESMAVYLKSLPQQAAAPAAAATVSDTQAQRLLEQGAKLYEKNCAECHRADGSGKPPAYPRLAGNHSIVASSVNPIRMVLNGGYPPSTAGNPRPYGMPPYGPSMNDEDVAAVVSYVRSAWGNQGAPVGPGEVSRYRTVPLE, from the coding sequence ATGAAGCGCATCCTGATCCTGGTGGTGGCGCTGCTGATCGCGGTGCCGGCCGCAGTACTGGCCTGGCAGATGATGCGGCATCCCGACCGTGCCCATGCCGCGCAGCCGGTAGCCGACAAGGCGGCCCAGCTGACGCGGGGCGCCTACCTGGCCCGCGTCGGCGACTGCATGGCCTGCCACACCGCGCGCGGCGGCCAGCCCTATGCCGGCGGGCGCGCCATCGCTACGCCGTTCGGCGCGCTCTACGCACCCAACCTGACGCCGGACGCCACCGGCATCGGCGACTGGAGCGCCGACGATTTCTGGCGCGCCATGCACAACGGCCGCGGCCGCGACGACCGCTTCCTGTACCCGGCCTTTCCCTACACCAGCTACACCCGCGTGAGCCGCGAGGACAGCGACGCCATCTATGCCTGGATGCGAACCCTCGCCCCGGTGCGCCAGGAAAACCGGGAACATGAGCTGCGCTTCCCGTACAACCAGCGCTGGCTGCTGGCTGGCTGGCGGGCGCTGTATTTCCGCCCCGGCGTCTTCGAGCCGCAGTCCGGCCAGCCGGAACAGTGGAACCGCGGCGCCTACCTGGTGCAGGGCCTGGGCCATTGCGTGGCCTGCCACAGCAGCCGCAATGCGCTCGGCGCCACGCCGCTGCGCGGCGACCTGTCGGGCGGCATGATCCCGGTGCTGAACTGGTACGCGCCGGCGCTCACCCCGCAGGGCGCCACCGGCATGGCCGACTGGGACACGGCCGACCTGGCGCGGCTGCTCAAGACCGGCGTGTCGATGAAGAGCGCGGTGTACGGGCCTATGGCGGAAGTGGTGGCACAGAGCCTGCAGCACCTGAGCGATCAGGACGCCGAGTCGATGGCGGTCTACCTGAAATCCTTGCCGCAGCAGGCGGCAGCACCCGCCGCTGCCGCCACGGTCAGCGATACCCAGGCCCAGCGCCTGCTGGAGCAGGGCGCAAAGCTGTATGAAAAGAACTGCGCCGAATGCCATCGCGCCGACGGCAGCGGCAAGCCGCCAGCCTATCCGCGCCTGGCCGGCAACCATTCCATCGTTGCCTCATCGGTCAACCCGATCCGCATGGTGCTCAATGGCGGCTATCCGCCCAGCACCGCTGGCAATCCACGGCCATATGGCATGCCGCCCTATGGGCCATCGATGAATGACGAGGACGTGGCGGCGGTGGTCAGCTATGTGCGTTCGGCCTGGGGGAACCAGGGCGCGCCGGTTGGTCCGGGGGAGGTGAGTCGTTATCGGACGGTGCCGTTGGAGTAG
- a CDS encoding c-type cytochrome: protein MAQRTAACTGCHGEQGRAASDGYYPRIAGKPAGYLYNQLVNFREGRRTYPMMVYMVSHLSDDYLQAMADHFASQHPPYPPPQPLQVSPAQLARGRQLALDGDRKADVPACVACHGKALTGMAPAIPGLLGLPRDYLSGQFGAWKNGTRHAAQPDCMAALATRLSVEDISAVSAWLSQQPVPADARAVSDSAATLPLECGSVAQARKAGRP, encoded by the coding sequence ATGGCCCAGCGCACGGCCGCCTGCACGGGCTGCCACGGCGAGCAGGGCCGCGCGGCCAGCGACGGCTACTATCCGCGCATCGCCGGCAAGCCGGCCGGCTACCTCTACAACCAGCTGGTCAATTTCCGCGAGGGCCGGCGCACCTATCCGATGATGGTCTACATGGTGAGCCATCTGTCGGACGACTATCTGCAGGCGATGGCGGACCATTTCGCCAGCCAGCATCCGCCGTATCCGCCGCCGCAGCCGTTGCAGGTCAGTCCGGCGCAACTGGCGCGCGGCCGCCAGCTCGCCCTCGATGGCGACCGCAAGGCCGATGTGCCGGCCTGCGTGGCCTGCCATGGCAAGGCCCTGACCGGCATGGCGCCGGCCATCCCCGGCCTCCTGGGCCTGCCGCGCGATTATCTCAGCGGCCAGTTCGGCGCCTGGAAGAACGGCACCCGCCATGCCGCCCAGCCGGACTGCATGGCGGCCCTGGCCACGCGGCTGTCGGTGGAGGATATCAGCGCGGTATCGGCCTGGCTGTCGCAGCAGCCGGTGCCGGCCGATGCCAGGGCCGTGTCCGACAGCGCCGCTACGCTGCCGCTCGAATGCGGCAGCGTGGCCCAGGCAAGAAAGGCGGGCCGGCCATGA
- a CDS encoding DUF883 family protein: METNYPGDLSSALEMDADDLSGATSGGNLRGDLADLKKDLDALLAKASTLTDRELRDARDRLLSRFGTMRVAAQDMAGQAQEQLNRGVDMTSEYVKERPMQALAIAAGIGLVLGAITRR, from the coding sequence ATGGAAACGAACTACCCGGGAGACCTGTCATCCGCCCTTGAAATGGACGCTGACGACCTGAGCGGCGCCACCTCCGGCGGCAATCTGCGCGGCGACCTCGCCGACCTGAAGAAAGACCTCGATGCCCTGCTCGCCAAGGCCTCCACGCTGACCGACCGCGAACTGCGCGATGCCCGCGACCGCCTTCTGTCACGCTTCGGCACCATGCGGGTCGCCGCCCAGGACATGGCCGGCCAGGCGCAGGAACAGCTCAACCGCGGCGTCGACATGACCAGCGAGTACGTCAAGGAGCGTCCGATGCAGGCCCTGGCGATCGCCGCCGGCATCGGCCTGGTGTTGGGCGCAATCACGCGCCGCTGA
- a CDS encoding phage holin family protein — protein sequence MFEKIKKSKQLALMMSERVSDYLSLLKIEAKMQGAVLVKQVIGFAVAAIFGLLATVFLGVAIIVSFWETDYRILVAWLVFLAFGAGAGAGLFLARKHVAPSEPFAHVRAEVQRDIDLIKETL from the coding sequence GTGTTCGAGAAGATAAAAAAATCCAAACAGCTCGCGCTGATGATGAGCGAGCGCGTCAGCGACTACCTGAGCCTGCTGAAAATCGAGGCGAAGATGCAGGGCGCGGTGCTGGTCAAGCAGGTGATCGGCTTTGCGGTTGCCGCCATCTTCGGGCTGCTGGCAACGGTCTTTCTGGGCGTAGCCATCATCGTGAGTTTCTGGGAGACCGATTACCGCATCCTGGTCGCCTGGCTGGTCTTCCTCGCCTTTGGCGCCGGCGCCGGCGCGGGCCTGTTCCTGGCCAGGAAGCATGTCGCGCCGTCCGAGCCATTTGCCCACGTACGCGCCGAAGTGCAGCGTGACATTGACCTGATCAAGGAAACGCTATGA
- a CDS encoding entericidin A/B family lipoprotein, whose product MKKLIAVMGVLMVMGLTGCNTMKGMGKDVERGGEKVQDAASRQQAK is encoded by the coding sequence ATGAAAAAACTGATCGCGGTAATGGGAGTGCTGATGGTGATGGGCCTGACCGGCTGCAACACGATGAAAGGCATGGGCAAGGATGTCGAGCGCGGCGGCGAAAAGGTGCAGGACGCGGCTTCCCGCCAGCAGGCCAAGTAA
- a CDS encoding carboxypeptidase regulatory-like domain-containing protein, with protein MCRVTIAMLLAGSLIGAAAQAQTPEAPVQPQTERGVKFLCGGVGQDESEYMKTQAHSHGLLMTFATRDGSYLAKVHVDIADRKGAHLMAVDCDAPMLLVDLPPANGYRILAQTGGVSLHRTASVKSGGGNRAVFVWPSLDGPSEKPTRAEKRGLPEPDGPSDPHGEPQLRSQSEMRRP; from the coding sequence ATGTGCCGAGTCACCATCGCCATGCTGCTGGCCGGCTCGCTGATCGGCGCTGCCGCGCAGGCGCAGACGCCCGAGGCGCCGGTGCAGCCGCAGACCGAAAGAGGCGTGAAGTTTCTGTGCGGCGGTGTTGGGCAGGATGAGTCCGAATACATGAAAACCCAGGCCCACAGCCACGGCCTGCTGATGACTTTCGCCACCCGCGACGGCAGCTACCTGGCCAAGGTGCATGTCGATATTGCCGATCGCAAGGGCGCCCACCTGATGGCAGTCGATTGCGATGCGCCGATGCTGCTGGTCGACCTGCCGCCGGCCAATGGCTACCGCATCCTGGCGCAGACCGGGGGCGTCAGCCTGCATCGCACCGCCAGCGTCAAGAGCGGCGGCGGCAACCGGGCAGTGTTTGTCTGGCCCAGCCTGGACGGCCCTTCGGAAAAGCCGACCCGCGCCGAGAAACGCGGCCTGCCGGAACCGGACGGCCCGTCGGACCCGCACGGCGAGCCGCAGTTGCGCAGCCAATCGGAAATGCGTCGTCCGTAA
- a CDS encoding PQ-loop repeat-containing protein: protein MLADLTGWISALILILTISRQVYKQWRSRSTAGVSSWLFIGQLAASTGFVIYSFLVENWVFVATNIFMLLTAVVGQLIYRANRRREERKQNLTSNTAQRKTEPA, encoded by the coding sequence ATGCTTGCAGACCTTACCGGATGGATCAGTGCACTGATCCTGATCCTCACCATTTCGCGCCAGGTGTACAAGCAATGGCGCAGCCGCAGTACCGCCGGCGTCTCGAGCTGGCTGTTCATTGGCCAGCTGGCCGCTTCCACCGGCTTTGTGATCTACAGCTTTCTGGTCGAGAACTGGGTCTTCGTCGCCACCAATATCTTCATGCTGCTCACCGCGGTCGTCGGCCAGCTGATCTATCGGGCCAACCGGCGGCGCGAGGAAAGAAAGCAGAATCTCACGTCGAACACCGCGCAGCGCAAGACGGAACCGGCATAA
- a CDS encoding Hsp20 family protein translates to MATLEQSIDVNVPAATAYAIWLRAEDYPRFMEGVREVRPAGDNRLHWRAMRHDHEVEWDSEITETIPDQSIRWRDLAGQHHGSLAFEPLQAGQTRIRMRMEFDALPIDREQALTQRVAGDLDRFKRMAEQQGMAAAENSVAGASANAHANSNGNVDVNADATQSPVGKTVGQTGAEREEAQASAASGTQQAQSASGQCEEGEQVGAGRSDGNARGGPQAWLRSQFAGWEDPMALVRKVTEEADQLFARFIGRPIAAKSGEGGEAGKWMPPVEVLQRDDRLLICVDLPGISRDSVNVEVQRDRVVVDGERKEAFASGSAPGFRRSERSYGPFHRTVPLPEGVDPDSAQASMRDGVLEISLRMPSPAERRGKRLDIQD, encoded by the coding sequence ATGGCTACATTGGAACAAAGCATCGATGTCAATGTGCCGGCGGCCACTGCGTATGCGATCTGGCTGCGGGCGGAAGACTATCCGCGTTTCATGGAAGGCGTGCGGGAAGTGCGGCCCGCCGGCGACAACCGCCTGCACTGGCGGGCAATGCGGCATGATCATGAAGTGGAATGGGACTCCGAAATCACCGAGACCATACCTGACCAGTCGATACGCTGGCGCGACCTCGCTGGCCAGCATCACGGCAGCCTGGCGTTCGAGCCCTTGCAGGCCGGCCAGACCCGCATCCGCATGCGCATGGAATTCGACGCACTGCCGATCGACCGCGAACAGGCGCTGACCCAGAGGGTAGCGGGCGACCTCGACCGCTTCAAGCGCATGGCCGAACAGCAGGGCATGGCAGCGGCCGAGAACAGCGTTGCAGGCGCAAGCGCCAATGCACATGCCAATTCGAATGGCAATGTGGACGTCAATGCCGACGCTACCCAGAGCCCGGTGGGCAAGACAGTCGGCCAGACGGGCGCCGAGCGCGAGGAAGCACAGGCCTCGGCCGCATCGGGCACGCAGCAGGCGCAGTCCGCATCAGGCCAATGCGAGGAAGGCGAACAGGTCGGGGCAGGGCGCAGCGATGGCAACGCCCGCGGCGGCCCCCAGGCATGGCTGCGCAGTCAGTTTGCCGGCTGGGAAGATCCGATGGCGCTGGTGCGCAAGGTGACCGAGGAAGCGGACCAGCTGTTTGCCCGCTTCATCGGCCGTCCGATCGCGGCCAAGAGCGGCGAGGGCGGCGAAGCCGGGAAGTGGATGCCGCCGGTGGAAGTGCTGCAGCGCGACGACCGGCTGCTGATCTGCGTCGACCTGCCCGGCATCAGCCGCGACAGCGTCAACGTGGAAGTCCAGCGCGACCGCGTGGTGGTGGATGGCGAGCGCAAGGAGGCATTCGCATCCGGCAGCGCGCCAGGCTTTCGCCGTTCAGAGCGCAGCTACGGGCCGTTTCACCGCACCGTGCCACTGCCCGAAGGCGTGGACCCGGACTCGGCGCAGGCGAGTATGCGCGACGGCGTGCTGGAAATCTCGTTGCGCATGCCCAGCCCGGCCGAGCGGCGCGGCAAACGGCTGGACATACAGGACTAG
- a CDS encoding PRC-barrel domain-containing protein has product MFARDASATEMLQGCPVVTAAGDWVGAVRSILIDVRSRQLRYVMLLSRPGNALVAIPWHALYFDSSLSRLVYFTCT; this is encoded by the coding sequence ATGTTCGCGCGAGATGCCAGCGCAACCGAAATGCTGCAGGGTTGTCCGGTAGTGACTGCCGCCGGCGACTGGGTCGGCGCGGTGCGATCGATCCTGATCGATGTGCGCAGCCGGCAGTTGCGCTATGTGATGCTGCTGTCGCGTCCTGGAAACGCACTGGTGGCCATTCCGTGGCATGCGCTGTACTTCGATTCCTCGCTGTCGCGTCTGGTCTATTTCACCTGCACCTGA
- a CDS encoding hemerythrin domain-containing protein has protein sequence MGRKAADIIDMLTEDHDRLLVLFAAFERLRESAADDARQTLVELACTEIVIHAQVKEEHLYPALAEVMDDTFMLEQAEVEHAIIRRLVGELETMQAGDRLYNAKFTTLASCIGHHIEDEQTRLFPQLDGLDLSFDALTCDIRTRRHELRSEFGMPDADNEDDSYRYHVVRRPHYRHH, from the coding sequence ATGGGCCGCAAGGCAGCCGACATCATCGACATGTTGACCGAGGATCACGACCGCCTGCTAGTGCTGTTTGCCGCCTTTGAAAGGCTGCGCGAGAGCGCTGCCGACGATGCGCGCCAGACACTGGTGGAGTTGGCCTGCACCGAGATCGTGATCCATGCCCAGGTCAAGGAAGAGCATTTGTATCCGGCACTGGCAGAAGTGATGGACGATACCTTCATGCTCGAACAGGCGGAAGTCGAACACGCCATCATCCGCCGGCTGGTCGGCGAACTCGAAACCATGCAGGCCGGCGACCGGCTCTATAACGCCAAGTTCACGACGCTGGCAAGCTGCATTGGACACCATATCGAAGATGAGCAAACCCGGCTGTTCCCGCAACTCGACGGCCTTGACCTGTCATTCGATGCACTGACCTGCGACATCCGCACGCGGCGGCATGAACTGCGCAGCGAATTCGGCATGCCCGATGCCGATAACGAGGACGACAGTTATCGCTATCACGTGGTGCGCCGCCCGCATTACCGCCATCACTGA